In Oryza brachyantha chromosome 1, ObraRS2, whole genome shotgun sequence, the following are encoded in one genomic region:
- the LOC102713785 gene encoding uncharacterized protein LOC102713785: MAMAMEKKGFPTLAQVAKIAWIVLLFLLLPLVPSSLRPPYVYLLFNALVVALGVEAGFLASISGAPRDDRRHVTRSLSLATLGAAPRLSGGGGSAGKPGEVVVAAASASNARHHLVGSCTSAAITAAAAAGSPPKAPVEAGGRVDAPVVAGAAAAAAKKTTTPKKKAAASKKMRRCPSRASIFFIGGGDDEDAVVHAEEEEEATVTGAGAGEHMMSKQELFTKAEAFIGNFYKQLKMQREESWKKLQDLYHHHHYKTKAL, encoded by the coding sequence ATGGCCATGGCGATGGAGAAGAAGGGGTTTCCAACGCTGGCCCAGGTGGCCAAGATAGCCTGGATCGTCCTCCTCTTCCTGCTCCTCCCCCTGGTGCCTTCCTCCCTGAGGCCACCCTACGTGTACCTCCTCTTCAatgccctcgtcgtcgccctcggcGTCGAGGCCGGCTTCCTCGCCTCCATCTCCGGCGCCCCGCGTGATGACAGGCGCCATGTGACGAGGTCCTTGTCGCTGGCGACGTTGGGCGCGGCTCCGAgactgagcggcggcggcggcagcgcgggcAAGCCAGGTGAggtggtcgtcgccgccgcatcggccAGTAACGCTCGTCACCACCTTGTCGGTAGTTGCACCAGCGCTGCGataacggcggcggcggcggcgggttcaCCGCCAAAGGCTCCGGTAGAGGCAGGCGGCAGGGTCGAcgcgcccgtcgtcgccggcgccgccgcggcggcagctaagaagacgacgacgccgaagaagaaggcggcggcgtcgaagaAGATGAGGAGGTGCCCGTCGAGGGCGAGCATCTTCTTCATCGGGGGCGGGGACGACGAGGACGCCGTCGTCCatgcggaggaggaggaggaagccaccgtcaccggcgccggcgccggcgagcacaTGATGAGCAAGCAAGAGCTGTTCACCAAGGCGGAGGCGTTCATCGGCAACTTCTACAAGCAGCTGAAGATGCAGAGGGAGGAGTCCTGGAAGAAGCTGCAGGACctgtaccaccaccaccactacaaGACCAAGGCCTTGTAG